AGGAGATTTATGTAGAGCAACCTGAGGGGTTTCAAATCAAAGGAGAGGAGCAGAAAGTTTACAAgttgaaaaaaacattatatggTCTTAAACAGGCTCCTAGGGCCTGGTACAGCAGGATAGATTATCATCTTCAAGATCTTGGATTTGTCAAAAGTCCAAGTGAGGCTGCATTATATGTGAAATTGGTAGatgcaaatttaatcattattgCTGTCTATGTTGATGATTTACTTGTGACAGGAAGTGATGAGAAACTCATAAAGGATTTTAAAGCCAAATTTGAATACTTGAGACAAAAGCTTGGAGTTTGCAGTTTCAAAGTCAAGGAGGAGTGTTAAGATTTGACTGTTGGAACTGCCTAACAACTTATAGTAGATAAGatttttatgctattttttaggaaaaaataaaagtcatgttgacTGATAGGATAAAGCAGTTTTGATCCTATTCTCTAGGCATGATTTGTTAGTGGTGTTATCTTTCTGTTAGTGATGTTATCTTTTTGTTAGCAGTTACTATCTTTTCCATGCTTTTAAATACGTTGCTTCATATCAGAATAAAGTAAGCCTTTGCAGtctcaatttctttctttatgctcccttttattgtttaatatttctgcctactcttattaaaaaaaaaaacaacagtaTCTATCtactcttattaaaaaaaaaaaaacaacagtaTCTATCAACTAGGGGAGTGCATTTAGCAACTGCAATGTTGTGAAGGCTTTTTTGAGTTTTCTTTCAATGCAATCTCAAAACATTTTTCATCTTGCAACGCTTCTCTTTATCTCGAGCTCTTCTCCACCTTTATTTTGCAATGCATTAGCCGCATTCTTTATGTAGGAGAATGTCTATGGAGAAAATGAGAttacaataatgaaaaataactgTTTTATTTGTGCCTCAGTACACTCACAACAGTAAAAGAGCCACTAGCTAGCAAGTTGCAAGCTAAAATTTGCAGAAGGGGAAGACCATGTTTTCTGtttgtgttttgatcttttatttttgttttaaatataacttttttattcatttaccaAGAATAacaagtatattttttgtttcgaACAAGGGATAACTTTACAAGGATAATGGAAATTATGTAATTGAAAATTTGTGCATCTTAAAccaccaaattaaaaatttaaaaattcacgttcacttctttcaaattgaaatttgttATCCCATCCATCCGGTTAGATATCAGGAGTTCCTATCCCAACCCTggttcaaatttataaaataagttttattttaaaaaattatattaaaaatttgatttttaaaaaaaataaatgaattattatatatttatttttaattacttatatattaataaatttattgtaatgCATTTATCTACAAAAATTCAGCATGTTTATTgagcatttttctttttaaaataataataaaaatttaagtaaGATGTATTCAAATACAAGAAAATTCAGCATTtgtctttttcatatttaatattagaTAAGAAGAGTTGCGTGGCAAACATGACTGATTGGGCATTCTTTTACACGCATATAAAACAACAACATTTGTCTTATTCATATTTAGTATTAAAAGTATGGCAACCACAACAGGTTTGCAATAGCTGACTTGAAAGTTGACACTGAAGATGGGAGAAACTACAGAAAGGTGTAGCACATTGGCATTCtagcttcttcttttatcttttttgtgtttGGTTTTAAACACCCAAATTCCAATTCTACTGCTGaacttaaattttacatttgttGAACCCTTTCACCTTTGTGGGGTGGGGGTTGAGTTTGTCAGGTATGCAGTTGTGACAGGTGCAAATAAAGGAATTGGATTAGAGATAGTTAGACAATTAGCTTCAGCTGGAATCAAGGTGGTGCTCACTGCAAGAAATGAAGAGAGGGGTATCCAAGCACTGCAAACACTCAAGGACTCGGGTCTATCTCACCTTGTACTGTTTCATCAAGTTGATGTGGCTGATGCAACAAGCGTAGCTTCTCTGGCAGATTTTATCAAATCTAAATTTGGAAAACTTGATATTCTGGTAACATGCAACTTTGATTCTCCTCTCCTTTTTCTTGATTGTTTGGTTGTAAATGAAAGTCTGTCAAAGCAATCCTATAAGTCTGCATGCAAttacttttctgtttttatgattctgaatattaatttttactcTTCTCTTAGTTCCCATTGCATGTTGGTTTGATCATCTTGCTACTGCTGTTATTCGTTGTTAGAATGTTAGTTGTTGTTCTGCATGTTAAGAATGTGCGAGTTctgttttactttattttaaaatttggcgTAAACTGTGTTCATTTAATGTATCAGATTATGTTCCTTGCTTCTTGTATTACGTTAACATTTGGTGCTAAGTAAGCTTCAGTTTCTGTTTTATCAATTTGGCAAATTTCTTACATATCTAGTTATGGAGTTATGATAAATTTTCTTGATTGATTGCCTTAAAGGGAATCTCATGACCTCTCATTTTGGTgtatgcatatttcattaagaaaAGTTGTACAATGCAGGTTAACAATGCTGGGATTCTTGGAGCTGTAATTAAAGACACTGATTCATTCACTTCACTTCTCTTGAAGCGTGGGGCGagtatcttttccttttttgggtTATGAGAAGAGCTTGGTGTGAACTCTTATGACGAGCATGCCCTGTATAAATATAATACACtgaaatttgattattaaaatcTTATGTTGAAATTCTAAATCCACTATAGATGTGGTCAAAGTAGagaagaacttaaaaaaaagaaaacttttactAATTCTGATTGGAGCTTTGGCATTTCAACAATGTTGTATGTCAATGAGAAATCTGGCAGTTAGAAAGGTTGTGATTGGTTTTATTTTAGGGCAGGGGATGTTGTTAGGGATTTGAAAAACTACTGTCATAGAGTATTGAGTTTGTCATTATTCTGCAGGCAGCACCAGAAGATGGGACAAAGGCAATCACTCAATCATATGAGTTGGCTAAAGAATGCTTGCAAATAAATTACTATGGTGCTAAAACAACTGTAGAATCCCTTCTGCCCCTCCTCCAGTTATCTGATTCACCGAGAATTGTGAATGTATCATCAACTATGGGGCAGTTAGAGGTAGgctattaatttataattgtatCTCGTCTCCTTTAATTTTCTTGAGGTCATATTGCTTAATCATGTAAAATTCAGAGTTTGCCAAAAGGATCATGGGCTAGAGAAGTCTTCAGTGATGCCAATATCATCACTGAAGAGAAAGTGgatgaaatattgaagaagtttTTGAGAGATTTCCAAGAAGGCTCATTAGAAAGTAATGGGTGGCCAAGACATCTGGGTGCTTATATTGTCTCTAAAGCTGCTATGAATGCGTATACTAGAATCCTTGCTAAGAAATACCCTTCATTCTGCATCAATAGTGTTTGCCCTGGTTATGTCAAGACAGATATAACTTCCAACACTGGCCTCTTAACAGTTGAAGAAGGTGCAGCTAGTCCTGTGAGGCTAGCATTGCTTCCCAATGGTAGTCCATCTGGCCTTTTCTATTACCGGAGTGATGTGGCTTCCTTTTGATTAGGAATGCAATTTCATGGTTTGAGGGCAACATGCATTGCTTTTGCTTCTCAATTTATTAAGCCTATTTCAAGAACATTATATTATGTTGTATTTGGATCACATCATTATCATGGTTTCAGTTTCTGATTCTGCACAATACACCATGTTTATTGAGTATTTTTCAAGCACATTATATTATATCATGCTGTATTTGCAATTTTACATCATATCATTGTCAAGTTGCaaatttatcttataattaTACATTATATCATGTTGTATGCCATTGGCAGTGTCCTAGGTTTCAACTGCTAAGATTATAAAGTATAATGGTCTGGTGTACAATCAAAGTTTCAAGATTGCAGAATTTAACGAATCAATATTAATTATGCTGGTTGGTTTCACTATAAAGGGATACAATGGTTTGGTGTAGAATCAATGTTTAGTTAGCCATTTTCTTTTACAGGGCGTTGTTTTGTCAAAGTTGTAGATGGGTTAATCTAGGAATAGGGCGTTGTTTTGTCAAAGTTTGTAGATGGGTTAATCTAGGAATGGTTTGCAACCAAAAGCAGAGTTAACTAAAATCAATGTTTAGTTAACCAAAATCAATGTTTGGTACTGCAACTCCAGATATTTGAGTTTCACATAAGTAGTACTTATCACTCACACATGTCTTATCTAagttgaatatttaattttattttaatttttatccttccaaaaaaaattgatttaactaTTAGacccaaaaattattttttcattttttatttttattttcatttttatcatgtCTTATTTCTAGAATTTGCTTGCTTCTCCAAACATCAATCTTGCAATGTATCACTCATTCCCTCACCACATCAGGTTTCTTCTTCAAATCTTCCAATGCATCTCAGTCCCTCACCACTTCAATCACCAAAACCAGgttttttcttcaaatcttgCAATGCAAGAGTTACTTGGAATGCATCTCTCTGTCCCCGACCACATCAATCAGCAGAATCAGACTGTTTCTCCTAATCTTGCAATCACCCTTCATCAATAAGCACAATCAGGTTTCTTCTCCAAATCTTGTAATGCAACAGTTACATGGAATTCATCCTTCAGTCCCTCACCACACGAACCAGCAACATTAGGTTCCATGCAGAACCACAATTAATCAAAACTAGCATGATTGTTTATATTGATATTTGCTCATTTACATTGTTTGAAATTGTTCAAGAAAAGTTACGATtaataataacttattttattttgcaatttTCTTATGTTTAGTATAAAAAGTGTTATGTATCTTTagtacaatttttaaaataatttttgaattttactaCCTTATGCTAACATTCAATAGTGAACCATATCCAAAATCGAACCAGTCCTTTTCTCTGTATTTTCAttcactttaaaattatatataaatatattaaaaaatatagtttactaAAATCACTATCACGGCGGGACaatcttttatccaaatctaaAGATACAATACAATAATAGATACAATAATTTTAGTGGtatgaaaatttttatataatataatcaacaattaaagtagtgtaagaaattttatatagacgtttattcaaaagtttaatttcttttaattttttgtaattattaatcaatcagatttttttagtataacttataaaattattattataaaacattatgaaaacttttcatatatttacaataaaaattaataaatttatcatatatgataattttatgataGAGTAACAATATAAATGTACATATATTCTTCATTTATTAGATTAtagttaaaaatgataaaattatcaaagtttttcattcattttgaaagaatatataaatattgctAAGACTTCTTAAAATTATAGGATCTTCTAATATCAAACAACTCATAACAATTATGTGATATTATCTCTcactttttatttgtaaaattctTTGTATAATTAATCTATCATAAATTTTTCTCCTGTATAACTTATAAACCAAttgttaaaacaaataataaatttattatgataattttgtgaTCAAACAACAATATTATTTGTGTACAtcttattcattaattaaattataattgaataaggTAAAGTTATCAAactttataagttatttttatttattttttaataaataaattgttgatCCAATTATATGATTTTAACTATCATATATTGTTGACACGTTTGTTTAAATAAGGGTTAAATGAGAATTTTTGAAActtacaatataaaaaaacagcacaaa
This region of Glycine max cultivar Williams 82 chromosome 7, Glycine_max_v4.0, whole genome shotgun sequence genomic DNA includes:
- the LOC100804943 gene encoding (+)-neomenthol dehydrogenase, with the protein product MGETTERYAVVTGANKGIGLEIVRQLASAGIKVVLTARNEERGIQALQTLKDSGLSHLVLFHQVDVADATSVASLADFIKSKFGKLDILVNNAGILGAVIKDTDSFTSLLLKRGAAPEDGTKAITQSYELAKECLQINYYGAKTTVESLLPLLQLSDSPRIVNVSSTMGQLESLPKGSWAREVFSDANIITEEKVDEILKKFLRDFQEGSLESNGWPRHLGAYIVSKAAMNAYTRILAKKYPSFCINSVCPGYVKTDITSNTGLLTVEEGAASPVRLALLPNGSPSGLFYYRSDVASF